In one window of Niallia sp. Man26 DNA:
- a CDS encoding sugar ABC transporter permease, translated as MRRQKILAGIKTNKLLYLMIFPGVLYFLIFKYLPMAGLIIAFQDYQPYLGILESPWVGLKHFIRLFTEPTFFMLLNNTLILFALNIVIFFPLPIILSLMLNEVKNKYFKSGIQTLIYIPHFMSWVIIVSITYVFLNVDGGVINELLATMGFEKISFLTSPDWTRTVYISQIIWKELGWSTIIYLAAITAVDTQLYEAAEMDGAGVLRKTWHVTLPAIRPVIITLLILKIGSTLDLGFEHMYLLLNSLNRSVAEIFDTYIYTAGLKNGQLSFSTAVGLFKGIVGLILVILANKLAKKFGEDGVY; from the coding sequence ATGCGGAGGCAAAAGATCCTGGCAGGGATAAAAACGAATAAGCTCCTATATTTGATGATTTTCCCTGGAGTGCTTTATTTTTTAATATTTAAATACTTACCGATGGCGGGACTTATCATCGCATTTCAGGATTATCAACCATACTTAGGAATTCTGGAAAGTCCGTGGGTGGGTCTTAAACATTTTATCCGATTATTTACGGAACCTACTTTCTTCATGTTATTGAATAATACGTTAATTTTGTTTGCCTTAAATATTGTAATCTTCTTTCCATTACCGATTATCCTGTCACTCATGCTAAATGAAGTGAAAAACAAATATTTCAAATCAGGAATCCAAACCTTGATTTATATTCCGCACTTTATGTCTTGGGTAATCATTGTATCCATCACTTATGTTTTCTTAAATGTAGATGGTGGGGTTATTAATGAATTATTAGCAACCATGGGATTTGAGAAAATCAGCTTTTTAACGTCCCCCGATTGGACACGAACGGTTTATATTAGTCAAATAATATGGAAGGAATTAGGATGGTCAACGATTATTTATCTAGCTGCTATTACTGCTGTTGATACACAATTATATGAAGCTGCTGAAATGGACGGTGCTGGTGTTTTAAGAAAAACCTGGCATGTTACCCTACCAGCGATTCGTCCTGTTATAATTACGCTCCTAATCTTAAAAATCGGAAGTACCTTAGATTTAGGCTTTGAGCATATGTATCTCTTACTTAATTCATTAAACAGAAGTGTTGCTGAAATATTCGACACCTATATTTATACAGCTGGGCTGAAGAATGGGCAGCTAAGCTTTAGTACAGCAGTAGGTTTATTTAAAGGTATTGTTGGATTGATATTAGTTATTTTAGCTAACAAACTAGCTAAAAAATTTGGAGAAGATGGCGTGTACTAA
- a CDS encoding carbohydrate ABC transporter permease, whose translation MMKTKKKKMTKGGRAFSIINGTILIIIALICFLPFVNVIASSFASTQEVVARKFILFPRTFSLDAYRYILSTPTLFKSLAVSIGVTGIGTLVSMVLTALMAYGLSRKYLFGRNFVNFIVVFSMLFSGGMIPTFLVVKSVGLIDSYWSLILPVAINAFNLIIMRNFFQALPDSLEESAKMDGCTDFGVFLKIMLPLALPSIATISLFYAVTYWNTYMTAILYINDSSKWPIQVLLRQIVIVSSGMQAEGSSVDVVPPAQTIKMAVIVIATVPMLIAYPFVQKYLVKGALVGSVKG comes from the coding sequence ATGATGAAAACAAAAAAGAAAAAAATGACTAAAGGAGGCCGGGCTTTTTCCATAATTAATGGAACGATATTAATTATTATCGCACTCATTTGTTTCCTCCCATTTGTCAATGTGATCGCCAGTTCGTTTGCATCCACACAGGAAGTGGTAGCGAGAAAGTTTATCTTATTTCCTCGTACCTTCTCTCTCGATGCTTATCGGTATATTTTATCAACTCCAACTCTATTTAAATCTTTAGCCGTTTCGATTGGGGTTACTGGTATTGGAACCTTGGTGAGTATGGTTCTTACTGCTTTAATGGCATATGGTCTATCCCGGAAATATTTATTCGGAAGAAATTTCGTTAATTTCATTGTTGTGTTCTCGATGCTGTTCAGCGGAGGAATGATACCAACCTTCTTAGTTGTTAAATCAGTCGGATTGATTGATTCTTATTGGTCTTTAATTCTGCCAGTCGCCATTAATGCTTTTAACCTTATTATAATGAGGAATTTCTTCCAAGCCCTGCCCGATAGTTTGGAAGAATCTGCGAAAATGGATGGCTGCACCGATTTTGGTGTATTCTTAAAAATCATGCTGCCTCTTGCATTGCCATCCATTGCAACTATTTCCCTCTTTTATGCAGTGACCTATTGGAATACGTATATGACAGCAATCTTATACATCAATGATTCCTCTAAATGGCCGATTCAAGTATTATTACGCCAGATAGTTATTGTATCTAGCGGTATGCAAGCCGAGGGTTCCTCTGTAGATGTGGTTCCTCCTGCTCAAACGATTAAAATGGCTGTCATTGTAATTGCAACGGTTCCAATGCTTATTGCTTATCCATTTGTACAGAAGTACTTAGTAAAAGGTGCCTTGGTTGGATCTGTGAAAGGGTAA
- a CDS encoding response regulator transcription factor has protein sequence MFKKTRVFYSLFIPFFLVGVGLVAGFSIFIYNSTYESVEESFLTDKKNYTNQILQNVEQKVRTIEYGFTAYSSTSNFENIFNNPLSGKDFSVYRDIKKEMSYIEMMGIEGSHYSLISLTEHWGIIEGSLKTLPKDEVTTYQKDYVSDSSRSLFWKPIKNGIQMVMTLPIYQSEKFALGIANIPKLSIDKIVGDNKQLVQIYNQKEELIYSRTGNDRKLSEESSKKLTAAAMENGQSSSVIDTEDGKKYVFTRSDYNHWLYIVEINEGEIGSIIHNTRIGLLIASAILVLLVGFISFLLAESFSRPIKRIQDKLDIQRVNLKQNELSLLAESVERVVGQKEVLTASLTMQKPQLETLFVLSLFRKRITENEVIHRLEQFGYHFDENKVFYTGLIQIDSIEEQLMDDRNIFLLAINNIVEEMIPKTERLIPIVLNDEMQAVIFVLDKEDQEAERRIMKYYEEIQIAVKKYLNIVISAGISPVYDTLIESKKAVDLAKESLHYRVNVGSESIIFYYDIASILNDASISKFPVELQNELMNAIRSGDEEVVIAMVGVLVDEIFRLNKNPISLGVTLIRVINELVQLGQLLGAESKIFENIKKMYQAAITVYHPEKIKQMLIIDLIKPVIISTQDKTERGFKSLSEKMVYIIQTEFDEEISLDIIADRLHYNPNYLSNVFKKEYGQTFVDYLMNYRLQMAQTWLKDTDLAIKDIAERLKYRNPQNFIRFFKKKLGITPGDYRKEYRHS, from the coding sequence TTGTTTAAAAAAACGCGAGTGTTTTACAGTCTTTTTATTCCGTTTTTCTTAGTAGGAGTCGGACTTGTTGCAGGGTTTAGTATTTTTATTTATAACTCTACCTACGAATCTGTTGAGGAAAGTTTTTTAACAGATAAGAAAAATTATACAAACCAAATCCTTCAGAACGTGGAACAGAAGGTAAGAACAATCGAATATGGATTTACGGCATACAGTTCCACTTCCAATTTTGAAAATATTTTTAATAATCCATTATCCGGAAAAGATTTCTCTGTTTATCGTGATATCAAAAAAGAAATGAGCTATATCGAAATGATGGGGATTGAAGGAAGTCACTATAGTTTGATTAGCTTAACAGAGCATTGGGGAATTATCGAAGGTTCTTTAAAAACTCTGCCGAAGGATGAAGTAACAACTTATCAAAAAGATTATGTATCTGATTCAAGCAGAAGTCTTTTTTGGAAACCAATCAAGAATGGTATTCAAATGGTTATGACTTTACCTATTTATCAAAGTGAAAAATTTGCGTTAGGAATAGCCAATATTCCCAAGTTAAGCATTGATAAGATCGTTGGTGATAATAAACAACTGGTGCAAATATATAATCAAAAGGAAGAGTTGATTTATTCACGTACAGGAAATGATAGGAAGTTGTCGGAGGAAAGCTCTAAAAAACTAACAGCAGCTGCAATGGAAAATGGACAAAGTTCGAGTGTAATAGATACTGAAGACGGCAAAAAATACGTTTTTACCCGCTCAGATTATAATCATTGGCTTTACATAGTAGAGATTAATGAGGGGGAAATAGGAAGTATCATCCATAATACGCGAATAGGGCTTTTGATTGCATCAGCAATTTTAGTTCTGCTTGTTGGCTTCATTTCTTTTCTGTTAGCTGAGTCCTTTTCACGTCCGATAAAAAGAATCCAAGACAAGCTAGACATTCAAAGGGTAAATCTTAAGCAAAATGAACTTTCCTTGTTAGCAGAATCTGTAGAAAGAGTAGTTGGACAAAAAGAGGTTCTGACAGCAAGTCTTACCATGCAAAAACCACAGTTAGAAACCTTATTTGTTTTGAGTTTATTTAGAAAACGCATAACAGAAAACGAGGTCATTCACCGTCTGGAGCAGTTTGGTTACCATTTCGATGAAAATAAGGTATTTTATACTGGGTTAATTCAAATAGACAGCATAGAAGAACAGCTAATGGACGATAGAAACATATTTTTATTGGCTATTAATAATATTGTGGAAGAAATGATTCCAAAGACGGAACGATTAATTCCGATTGTTTTAAATGATGAGATGCAAGCAGTCATCTTTGTCCTTGATAAAGAGGACCAAGAAGCTGAGCGGCGGATTATGAAGTATTATGAAGAAATTCAAATAGCTGTAAAAAAATACTTGAATATTGTGATAAGCGCAGGTATAAGCCCTGTTTATGATACTTTAATAGAAAGTAAAAAGGCAGTGGACTTAGCTAAAGAATCACTTCATTATCGCGTGAATGTTGGTTCAGAATCGATTATTTTCTATTATGATATCGCTTCGATTCTAAATGATGCGTCCATTTCAAAATTTCCTGTCGAGTTACAGAATGAGTTAATGAATGCGATCCGGTCGGGGGACGAAGAAGTTGTCATTGCGATGGTTGGAGTATTAGTGGACGAAATTTTTCGCTTAAATAAAAACCCGATAAGCTTAGGAGTTACCTTAATAAGAGTCATAAATGAGTTAGTCCAGTTAGGCCAGCTGTTAGGTGCAGAATCAAAAATCTTTGAAAATATAAAAAAGATGTATCAAGCAGCGATAACAGTCTATCATCCGGAAAAAATTAAGCAAATGCTAATCATTGATTTAATAAAGCCAGTAATCATTAGCACGCAAGATAAAACAGAGCGTGGCTTTAAATCTCTGTCAGAAAAAATGGTCTATATTATCCAAACGGAATTTGATGAGGAAATATCTCTTGATATAATTGCTGACCGCTTGCATTATAATCCTAACTATTTAAGCAATGTCTTTAAAAAAGAATATGGGCAGACCTTCGTGGATTATTTAATGAATTATCGTTTACAAATGGCTCAAACCTGGTTAAAAGACACAGATTTAGCGATAAAAGATATCGCAGAGCGTTTGAAATATCGGAACCCGCAAAATTTTATCCGTTTTTTTAAAAAGAAATTGGGCATAACGCCAGGGGACTACCGAAAAGAATATCGGCATTCCTAA